The Sphingobium aromaticiconvertens genome has a segment encoding these proteins:
- a CDS encoding LysR family transcriptional regulator, which translates to MMDPDYDLFTAIVEEGGLSAAGRRLHISAAMVSKRLVRLEERLGARLIHRTTRRLALTPAGEQLHGDLRGIMAALDEAERRVTGALAIASGPLTVTAPTSFGRMHIAPYVGHFLDAHPRVTLNLDLSDDFVDLLQSRADLAIRIAADPGQGMTAHRLATNRRILCAAPAYLDRFGAPATLADLKAHRLLAANGQLPWRLVGPDGPVSVEGISHVRTNSSEVVRELTLSGVGIALRSLWDVSGALARGEVRQILPDHEGSADVGLFAVHPPQPTPPLALTAFIEFLAALYAPIPPWQREAIAPGQRRP; encoded by the coding sequence ATGATGGACCCGGATTATGATCTGTTCACCGCCATCGTCGAGGAAGGCGGACTGTCCGCAGCGGGACGAAGGCTGCATATTTCCGCCGCAATGGTGTCGAAGCGCCTCGTGCGACTGGAGGAGCGGCTGGGCGCGCGCCTGATCCATCGCACCACCCGCCGTCTGGCGCTGACCCCGGCGGGCGAGCAATTGCATGGCGACCTGCGCGGCATCATGGCGGCACTGGACGAGGCGGAACGGCGAGTGACCGGCGCGCTTGCCATCGCATCGGGGCCACTGACCGTCACCGCCCCCACCTCCTTCGGGCGGATGCATATCGCGCCTTATGTCGGGCATTTTCTGGATGCCCATCCGCGCGTGACGCTGAACCTCGACCTATCGGACGATTTCGTCGACCTGCTGCAAAGCCGCGCCGACCTGGCCATCCGCATCGCGGCCGATCCCGGACAGGGGATGACGGCGCATCGTCTGGCCACCAACCGCCGCATCCTGTGCGCCGCGCCCGCCTATCTCGACCGCTTCGGCGCGCCTGCCACACTCGCCGATCTTAAAGCGCACCGCCTGTTGGCAGCGAACGGCCAACTGCCATGGCGGCTGGTGGGTCCCGATGGCCCGGTCAGCGTAGAGGGGATCAGCCATGTTCGCACCAACAGCAGCGAAGTGGTGCGCGAACTGACACTGTCGGGCGTCGGCATCGCGTTGCGCTCGCTCTGGGACGTCAGCGGCGCGCTGGCGCGGGGCGAGGTACGGCAGATCCTGCCCGACCATGAGGGGTCCGCCGATGTCGGCCTGTTCGCGGTCCACCCGCCCCAGCCCACGCCGCCGCTGGCGCTGACCGCCTTCATCGAATTTCTGGCCGCCCTTTATGCGCCAATCCCCCCCTGGCAGCGCGAAGCCATTGCCCCCGGCCAGCGTCGCCCCTAA
- a CDS encoding NADP-dependent malic enzyme → MDDNTRRAALDYHRHPQPGKLRIEPTKRMVNQRDLALAYSPGVAAPCMEIAADPAKALDYTARGNLVAVISNGTAVLGLGAIGALASKPVMEGKAVLFKKFAGIDVFDIEVDTTDPQQFIDAVALLEPTFGGINLEDIKAPECFEIEAALKKRMNIPVFHDDQHGTAIVVAAAVRNALVLQGRSLADARLVTSGAGAAALACVDLLVSMGLPVEHVTLTDKDGVIHSGREGMLPNMARYARTTNARTLPDVLPGANVFLGLSAPGVLKAEWLPLLADKPLIFALANPEPEILPDVARASRPDAIIATGRSDYANQVNNVLCFPYIFRGALDAGATEINEAMKVAAAEAIAALARLPAHDSVAQAYGGRKLVFGPDYIIPTPFDPRLIVKIAPAVAKAAMDSGVATKTLDLDEYARSLEQQNTRSGQLMMPVFEAARGTNRRIAYGEGEDERVLRAVQDALNDGLARPTIIARRRILKEKLPELGLSFELDRDVEVVDPETDHHIMGPLVDAYRQIAARKGVPEGEILRHVYRRPTVTAAMLLRTGRVDAALVGGNSEYWGQVEHVLRIIDRVPGHERVYALSGLILDAGALFITDSHMVPDPTPQQVAEMTLLAADEIRRFGLEPRAALLSHSNFGASHSPSARKMREALRIVRAAAPTLSVDGEMHADAALSQSLRERLVPDSQFEGPANLLVMPNLDAANITLTALAASSSSPTVGPMLMGLAQPIHVLTPGVTSRGILNLTTIAAAECMRES, encoded by the coding sequence ATGGACGATAATACACGCCGCGCCGCCCTCGACTATCACCGCCATCCGCAGCCGGGTAAGCTCAGGATCGAGCCGACCAAGCGCATGGTCAACCAGCGCGACCTTGCGCTGGCTTATTCGCCGGGCGTCGCGGCGCCCTGCATGGAGATCGCCGCCGACCCGGCCAAGGCGCTGGACTATACCGCACGCGGCAATCTGGTCGCGGTCATCTCCAACGGCACGGCGGTGCTGGGCCTTGGCGCGATCGGCGCGCTGGCCTCCAAGCCGGTGATGGAGGGCAAGGCCGTCCTCTTCAAGAAATTCGCCGGTATCGACGTCTTCGATATAGAGGTCGACACGACCGACCCCCAGCAGTTCATCGACGCGGTGGCGTTGCTGGAACCGACCTTCGGCGGCATCAACCTTGAGGATATCAAGGCGCCTGAATGTTTCGAGATCGAGGCCGCGCTCAAGAAGCGCATGAATATCCCGGTCTTCCATGACGATCAGCATGGCACGGCGATCGTCGTTGCCGCCGCCGTCCGTAACGCGCTGGTGCTGCAAGGACGCAGCCTTGCCGACGCACGGCTGGTCACGTCGGGCGCAGGCGCGGCGGCGCTGGCCTGCGTCGACCTGCTGGTGTCGATGGGCCTGCCGGTCGAGCATGTCACGCTGACCGACAAGGACGGCGTCATTCATTCGGGCCGCGAAGGCATGTTGCCCAACATGGCCCGCTATGCCCGCACCACCAACGCCCGGACGCTGCCCGATGTGCTGCCGGGCGCGAACGTCTTTCTGGGCCTGTCCGCGCCGGGCGTGCTGAAGGCCGAATGGCTGCCGCTGCTGGCGGACAAGCCGCTGATCTTCGCGCTGGCCAATCCCGAGCCGGAAATCCTGCCCGATGTCGCCCGCGCTTCGCGCCCCGATGCGATCATCGCGACGGGCCGGTCGGACTATGCCAATCAGGTCAATAACGTCCTGTGCTTTCCCTATATCTTCCGGGGGGCGCTGGACGCGGGCGCGACCGAGATTAACGAAGCGATGAAGGTCGCCGCCGCCGAAGCCATCGCCGCCCTCGCCCGCCTGCCCGCGCATGACAGCGTGGCGCAGGCTTATGGCGGGCGCAAGCTGGTGTTCGGCCCGGACTATATCATCCCGACCCCCTTCGACCCCCGCCTGATCGTCAAGATCGCGCCCGCCGTGGCGAAGGCCGCGATGGACAGCGGCGTCGCGACCAAGACGCTCGACCTCGACGAATATGCCCGCAGCCTGGAACAGCAGAATACGCGCTCCGGCCAGTTGATGATGCCGGTGTTCGAGGCCGCGCGCGGCACCAACCGCCGCATCGCCTATGGCGAGGGTGAGGATGAGCGCGTGCTGCGCGCCGTGCAGGATGCGCTGAACGACGGGCTTGCCCGGCCGACCATCATCGCGCGCCGCCGCATCCTGAAGGAAAAGCTGCCCGAGCTGGGCCTCAGCTTCGAACTCGACCGCGATGTCGAGGTGGTCGATCCCGAAACCGACCATCATATCATGGGGCCACTGGTCGACGCCTATCGCCAGATCGCGGCGCGCAAGGGCGTGCCGGAGGGCGAAATCCTGCGCCATGTCTATCGCCGCCCCACCGTCACCGCCGCCATGCTGCTGCGCACCGGGCGGGTCGATGCCGCGCTGGTCGGCGGCAATTCCGAATATTGGGGTCAGGTCGAGCATGTCCTGCGGATCATCGACCGGGTGCCGGGGCATGAGCGCGTCTATGCCCTGTCTGGCCTGATTCTGGACGCGGGCGCGCTGTTCATAACCGACAGCCATATGGTGCCCGATCCCACGCCGCAGCAGGTGGCGGAAATGACGCTGCTTGCCGCCGACGAGATACGGCGCTTTGGCCTGGAGCCGCGCGCGGCCCTGCTCTCCCACTCCAATTTCGGCGCATCGCACAGTCCGAGCGCGCGCAAGATGCGCGAAGCATTGCGGATCGTCCGCGCTGCCGCGCCGACCCTGTCGGTCGACGGTGAAATGCACGCCGATGCCGCGCTCAGCCAGTCGCTGCGGGAGCGGCTGGTGCCCGATTCACAGTTTGAGGGACCGGCCAATCTGCTGGTCATGCCAAATCTGGACGCGGCCAACATCACGCTGACGGCACTGGCCGCCTCGTCCAGTTCGCCCACGGTTGGGCCGATGCTGATGGGACTTGCCCAGCCTATCCATGTGCTGACACCGGGGGTCACGTCGCGCGGCATCCTCAACCTCACCACCATCGCGGCGGCGGAGTGCATGCGGGAGAGCTGA